From the genome of Calditrichota bacterium, one region includes:
- a CDS encoding TonB-dependent receptor: protein MKRRLIVWAVMIAVLGIGEFSWAGTRGKIAGKIIDADSKEPLPGVNVIIEGTTMGAATNLKGEYFILNIPPGVYTVKAQMIGYVPVRKENVRVNIDQTTTINFQLRSTVLQAAKAVTIVAERPAVQKDMTYSMAAVGADQIKSLPAQELSDVLQIQAGLVKDSYGGLHIRGGRSGEVAYWIDGVAATDVYSGDLGIQVDNSSIKEMQVISGTFNAEYGQAMSGIVNIVTKEGSDHYQGQVKSYLGDYVTKHTQTFNHLEDINPLSIHNLQASASGPVPFTKKKVLFFTMGRHFYDDGWLYGRRVYLPQGLPGDSSWVPMNFDKRYIIQTKLTFKITPSLKLNYQIFLNGHDFKNYNQYFKYNPEGDYKRFENSLTHQFALDHVLSPSTFYTLRVTNFFHEYKHYVYKNPLDTPDYIRDPKDSTVYYINPKNPHGYVHPDSLNPPVSYSLARAGTQMDHFKRSTGYWVAKFDITSQVNSRHEVKSGFELRRYELKYDWFRIQPKRVGNEEVRPFEPSVPSVTTPYHDVYTHHPYEFSVYAQDKIELKSIIMNIGLRYDMFFADAKILADPSDPDIYFPAKARHRYKNYAPGVPDSALIPYTLAERESFWYKDVKPKMQISPRLAIAYPITDRGVIHFSYGHFFQMPLFEYLYANPGYKVTQSSGSTIVGNPDLDAQRTVQYEIGLQQEIVKNVVIDATLFYRDVRDWVGTSPPIEVAIPGVWYSKYENKDYSNVRGITISLDKRYSNHFSASVDYSFMIAEGTYSNPNDAFNELRAKKAPRLQMIPLNWDQRHTLNANIGVGDKTWWVSLLGRFYTGLPYTPTFRKGTIVGASAFSGLRDNSARKPNILTFDLYLNRNFTINRQTISLFANIYNLFDRMNATNVYSDTGKPNYTPEMLYISKSPERVGSIKEVFTHPDWYTHPRKIQLGVAISF, encoded by the coding sequence ATGAAGAGACGATTGATAGTTTGGGCAGTTATGATTGCAGTGCTCGGTATTGGGGAATTCTCCTGGGCGGGTACACGCGGCAAAATTGCGGGTAAAATCATAGACGCCGATTCCAAAGAGCCCCTTCCGGGTGTCAACGTGATTATTGAAGGTACCACCATGGGAGCGGCAACGAACTTAAAAGGGGAATATTTTATTCTGAATATCCCTCCGGGTGTGTACACCGTTAAGGCGCAGATGATTGGCTATGTTCCTGTCCGCAAAGAAAATGTCAGAGTTAATATTGATCAGACCACCACAATTAATTTCCAGCTGCGTTCTACCGTATTACAGGCTGCAAAGGCCGTAACCATTGTCGCCGAGCGTCCCGCGGTACAAAAAGACATGACGTATTCGATGGCCGCTGTTGGAGCCGACCAGATTAAAAGTCTCCCGGCGCAGGAACTGAGCGATGTGCTGCAGATTCAGGCGGGTTTGGTCAAGGATAGTTACGGCGGACTTCACATCAGAGGCGGGCGTTCCGGGGAAGTGGCTTACTGGATTGACGGTGTGGCCGCAACCGACGTCTATTCGGGTGATCTTGGGATTCAGGTGGACAACAGCTCCATCAAAGAGATGCAGGTTATTAGCGGGACCTTCAATGCGGAATATGGTCAGGCGATGTCGGGAATTGTCAATATTGTCACAAAGGAAGGTTCCGATCACTATCAGGGGCAGGTAAAGTCCTACCTTGGCGATTACGTGACCAAACACACGCAAACCTTCAACCATCTGGAGGATATTAATCCGCTCAGCATTCATAACCTTCAGGCGTCAGCCAGCGGGCCGGTTCCATTCACCAAAAAGAAAGTGTTGTTTTTTACAATGGGCCGCCATTTTTACGATGATGGCTGGCTTTACGGGAGGCGGGTGTATTTGCCGCAGGGGTTGCCGGGAGATAGCAGCTGGGTTCCCATGAATTTTGACAAACGGTATATCATTCAAACCAAATTAACCTTTAAAATAACCCCTTCCCTCAAATTAAATTATCAAATATTTCTCAACGGCCACGATTTCAAAAACTACAATCAATATTTTAAATACAATCCTGAGGGAGATTACAAGCGGTTTGAGAACAGCTTGACCCATCAGTTTGCATTGGATCACGTGCTTTCACCCTCCACATTTTACACGCTTCGTGTGACCAATTTTTTTCATGAATACAAGCATTACGTTTACAAAAACCCACTGGATACACCGGATTACATCCGCGACCCCAAAGATTCCACCGTTTATTACATCAACCCAAAGAATCCGCATGGCTACGTGCATCCCGATTCTCTGAATCCGCCGGTGTCCTATAGTTTGGCACGCGCAGGTACGCAGATGGATCATTTCAAGCGAAGCACGGGCTATTGGGTGGCCAAATTTGATATTACCAGTCAGGTCAACTCCAGACATGAAGTAAAGTCGGGGTTTGAACTTCGGCGGTACGAATTGAAATATGACTGGTTCCGTATTCAGCCGAAACGTGTGGGCAATGAAGAAGTTCGTCCCTTTGAACCCTCTGTTCCCAGTGTGACAACGCCTTACCACGATGTGTACACCCATCATCCCTATGAGTTTTCTGTATATGCTCAGGATAAGATCGAACTAAAAAGCATCATCATGAATATTGGCCTTCGCTATGACATGTTCTTTGCCGATGCGAAAATTCTTGCCGACCCCAGTGATCCGGATATTTATTTCCCGGCGAAGGCGCGACACCGCTATAAGAATTATGCACCGGGTGTTCCCGATTCGGCTCTGATTCCCTATACACTGGCCGAACGAGAGAGCTTCTGGTACAAAGATGTGAAGCCGAAAATGCAAATCAGTCCCCGTCTGGCAATTGCCTATCCGATTACCGACCGCGGGGTCATTCACTTTTCCTACGGTCATTTTTTCCAGATGCCGCTTTTTGAATATCTGTACGCGAATCCCGGATATAAGGTCACGCAATCGTCGGGAAGCACCATTGTCGGAAATCCCGATCTGGATGCGCAGCGGACGGTTCAATATGAGATCGGGTTGCAGCAGGAGATCGTCAAGAATGTGGTGATAGACGCCACCCTCTTTTATCGGGATGTTCGGGACTGGGTTGGAACCAGCCCGCCCATTGAGGTGGCCATCCCGGGTGTCTGGTATTCCAAATATGAAAACAAAGATTACTCCAATGTCCGTGGCATTACGATTTCGCTGGATAAACGATATTCCAATCATTTTTCCGCTTCCGTGGACTATTCCTTTATGATTGCAGAAGGAACCTATTCTAATCCGAACGATGCCTTTAATGAGCTTCGGGCCAAGAAGGCGCCGCGTCTTCAGATGATTCCGCTGAACTGGGATCAACGCCACACGCTAAATGCCAACATAGGCGTTGGGGATAAAACCTGGTGGGTCAGCCTTTTGGGCCGGTTTTACACCGGATTACCCTACACGCCCACCTTCCGGAAAGGGACCATCGTGGGGGCAAGTGCGTTTTCCGGGTTGCGCGACAACAGCGCCAGAAAACCCAATATTCTGACATTCGATCTTTATTTGAATCGCAATTTTACAATCAACCGTCAAACCATTTCTCTGTTTGCCAATATCTACAATTTATTTGATCGGATGAATGCCACGAATGTCTATTCGGATACGGGAAAGCCGAATTATACACCGGAAATGTTGTACATTTCCAAATCACCTGAACGGGTGGGAAGTATTAAAGAGGTGTTTACCCATCCCGATTGGTACACGCATCCGAGAAAAATTCAATTAGGTGTTGCGATTAGTTTTTAA
- a CDS encoding FAD-dependent oxidoreductase produces the protein MSAASRAKRRKPEMDVIVLEKTEYISYGSCGLPYYISDMIKDHNKLIIIPPKVAREKRGIDVRLFHEAVEINPQAKRVKAVNHETHEEVTFDYDKLVVATGAGAARPPIPGIDLKHVYVLRTLNDGVALKSYINTGVPKKAVIIGAGYIGLEMAEAFHTRGLDVTIIEKLPSILGTMDAEINDVVEAELERNKAKLFKNQTVRAFEGNGAGEVKAVVLEDGSRFEADLVLVATGIKPHVKFAEAAGIRLGPTGAIAVNEKQETSVEDIYAGGDCAEARHLVTGKPAYIPLGPTANKQGRVAGENAAGGHGVFGGIVGTAVFKTFNLEVARTGLSSAEAEREGFNFVTATITDRCCAGYYPGASPITIKLVMNKDDGRLLGAMMVGQQGVSKRIDIFATALYNRNTVEQISRLDLSYAPPFAPVWDPVLIAANIGLKALKK, from the coding sequence ATGAGCGCCGCCAGCCGGGCCAAACGCCGGAAGCCGGAAATGGACGTGATTGTTCTGGAAAAGACGGAATATATTTCCTACGGTTCCTGCGGATTACCTTACTACATTTCAGATATGATTAAAGATCACAACAAGCTGATTATTATTCCACCCAAAGTAGCCCGTGAAAAGCGGGGAATCGACGTGCGCCTTTTCCATGAGGCCGTGGAAATTAATCCTCAGGCAAAAAGGGTGAAAGCCGTTAATCATGAGACACACGAAGAAGTAACCTTTGATTACGATAAGTTGGTGGTGGCTACCGGAGCCGGAGCCGCCCGGCCGCCTATTCCGGGTATCGACCTAAAACACGTGTACGTGCTTCGGACGTTGAACGACGGCGTGGCTCTCAAATCGTACATTAACACGGGAGTTCCCAAAAAGGCCGTCATTATCGGGGCTGGATACATCGGGTTGGAGATGGCCGAGGCTTTTCACACGCGCGGCCTGGATGTGACGATTATTGAAAAACTGCCCTCAATTTTGGGAACAATGGATGCGGAAATTAACGACGTCGTTGAAGCCGAATTAGAACGAAACAAGGCCAAACTTTTTAAGAACCAAACGGTTCGTGCATTCGAAGGCAATGGTGCGGGTGAGGTAAAAGCCGTGGTTTTGGAGGATGGCTCCCGTTTTGAAGCGGATTTGGTACTGGTTGCCACGGGCATCAAACCCCACGTGAAATTTGCCGAGGCTGCCGGTATTCGGTTAGGACCGACGGGGGCAATCGCCGTCAATGAAAAACAGGAAACCAGTGTGGAAGATATTTATGCCGGAGGCGATTGCGCCGAAGCAAGGCATCTGGTTACGGGAAAACCGGCCTACATTCCCCTTGGCCCTACGGCCAACAAGCAGGGGAGGGTAGCCGGAGAAAATGCCGCGGGCGGACACGGTGTTTTCGGGGGAATTGTGGGCACAGCCGTTTTTAAGACGTTTAACCTGGAAGTAGCCCGCACCGGCTTGAGCTCTGCTGAAGCAGAAAGGGAAGGCTTTAATTTTGTCACGGCCACCATCACCGATCGATGCTGCGCGGGTTATTATCCCGGGGCTTCGCCGATCACGATTAAACTGGTGATGAACAAGGATGACGGGCGGCTTTTGGGTGCCATGATGGTGGGACAACAGGGTGTTTCAAAACGAATTGATATTTTTGCGACTGCCCTGTACAATAGAAATACGGTGGAGCAGATTTCCCGTTTGGATCTCTCGTACGCACCGCCGTTTGCTCCGGTTTGGGATCCCGTGCTCATTGCTGCCAATATCGGGCTGAAGGCTCTGAAAAAATAG